aaattcaCACTGCAGGTAAAGGTCTCTTTCGCAGtcgctacattttttttttttttttttttttttttttgttatcctGTAGTTGCGCTGTAAGGTGCGTCCTTGATCCGATTGGACATTCACGCATACTTTGCAACTGTGCCATTTTTATACCTCCACACCGCGTTACCACACGTCGTAGTGTTATTGGGACTTCGCcgtttgcctttttttttttttttttttttttacgtttttttcgtttttcggTAGGGGGATTCCCTTGCGTAATGTACTGCTTATCAGTGTAACGCTGATATGTCTGTTCAAGTGTGTGCGTTttccgttcataccatctacttgcataaaaattttttaccgACACCCAAGATGAGCGACCTGAACGACTTTGACCAGTTCAACTTCAACGAGTACGATGGAAGCAAGGGAAGCCCTatggaggaaaagaatatgGCGGTGCCCAGCGGAGGGTACGGAATGAGCGAGGAGTTAGGATTATCCAACGAGCTCAATGACAGCCTTATGGAGAATGGCCCAAACTACGACCACATGAACATGTCTCTCAACAGTATTTATAGCGATCAGAATGTAACGAAAAGAGAGGTAGAAGAAACAGGCAGTAGCAGTAACAAGTACAATTTTGGAGAGCCCCAAAACGACAGCTCCAATAAATTTACAACCTCctataagaaggaaagccAAATATCCTTCGAAAATACATACGAACAATTTTACGAAAAGGAATCCGACATATCTGACACGGAAGAATCAACCACGTGGGAATCTGAACGACTAAAAAGAatagaagaaaggaaagaatacgaaaaaaataaaaaaatcgaaataaaaaagaaggctgcggaagacttaaaaaaatggtatgAAGAAATGGCCATTTtaattgaagagaaaaaaaaattgtctaaaaaaaaaaaaaatgaagaaaaaaaaaaggaagaaaatttggaaaacaaAACTTGGCTCAAGGTGTTCCAATATTTGGACATAGAAAAGGGCGAGTATTTTAAGGAGAACAGCCGCATGAAGCAGGTCCTCCTCAAACTAATGAAAAGCGAGGGTTCCTGATTTCTCTGCAACTCCTTCATaacaccccccccccctttgcacGAACAACTGCGTGTCATATATATCTTCATACGAGCTAATGCAGTCATctgggcatttttttttttggaatcTGCAGGAATAGTTTACCTGCTTGCCTAGACCGCTACTCCCCATAACCTCAATACAATTCTAAACtcctttttcgaaaaaaaagtttaaaaaaaaatttaagttaCATTAGGTATATGAAAAGATGCCAAGCGAAATGCAAAAAGGTACAACTGATAATACGAATGAtgagtgaaaaagaaaaagaaaaaaatatataaaataaaataaattttcattcCGGTGGGATTAAACAACGGGGTACACTTTCGCGGCACCCTCCTCCCCCTGCGTGCATGATAACTGCTCTAATCATTTGGAACAAAGAGGCGATACTCACCAAGTGGAAAAACCATTTAGGTCCTTGAAAGAGCTGATTTATTCATGTTGCTACTTGtattcctttccttgtcTGAAGTTACACTCTTCCTTACTATGGACCCCTTCGCGTACTTCAGAACATCTGTGTTATCTTTTCTTAAATGTTTAATTGAGTCATCTACAACCTTGTATTTATAATTAGTATTGATTTGCCTTTTCTCCGCATCCTCATTGTTATTATCGACGGTGCCACTTTCGATTCCCTTTCCGTAAATCAtggaggagtttttcctggCGCTCCCTACTACCACTTTCGTCACAGATGTCGTGTTGTTCGATTTATTGGTTCTGTTTCTTTGCAGCCCATTCGGCAATCCAATCTGGTTATCACTTTTGCTATTAGAAATACTACCTTGCCCATTATTCGCCTTGGAGTTATTACTAACACTTTTGACGATGTCGTCCGAAATGGGTCTACTCACTTTATCTCTGTAGTTAGACATTCCTATTTTTCTGCTATCAGCGGATTGATAAGAATTTTTCTGATCTCCTTGTGCCTTCATGCCTGATCTGTTTTTATCTTCTGCCTTAAAATGACCATCTGGTTGTTCCTGTTTTTTGCACATGGactctcctccccccctgctGTTCTCCCCCAGAGATGCCTTTCCAGAAACTCCCTTCAAATTTTCTACGTTCTTTCTATCCTTCTCACTTGTATTTAGAGTGtctgaattttttataacgtttttttctataaaggATATGATTTCCTTAAAGTTGTTTTTGTCAAACTCATAGTTCTCCTTCTcgatcgtttttttttccccttccgtTTTGGTTGGATGGATCTTCCCGAAATTATCCTCCACATTTGTCCCCGCTGGATTTGACGCAGCTCCAGAGGGAATGTTCGATGCACCCTGCGGACACCCATTCGTGGCCTCCCCCTCCTTGAAGTATCCGCTCTCTTCGTACATGTTCACAATATCGATATGATTCAGTTCGTCCATATCGTTTGGGCTAATTACgtggttcataccattcacACCCCCCCTTATACTATTCCTGGAGTCTACGTGCCACTCCATCCCATCATCGTAGGTTTTTCCAGGTGAAAGGTATCCACCTTTCTGCGTATCCTCACCCTCTTCTCCTCTCTTCGATTTTGTGTACCTTGATGAATCCCTTTCGGCTAGCTGGTCATCCAAGTTGCCGTGTTCCTTTCCCCCAATTGTCGACTCCTCATCCTGCGCATCCTTTCCGCTGGGAggctttttcttcaaatcacCATATAATGAGGAAACATTTTCCTTACCACTAACAGACCCACTTCTGCATCTACTTTGGGATACATTCCTCTGTAGTTGTGCATTGTACGAATCTATTTTGATTTTCAAATTGTTGCTTTTACTGTTGTTTGATATGATGGACATATTTCTGGCACTGTTATTGCTGATGGATCTCCTCCTACCAGATTGCTCTGCATATGAAGATTCGTCTTCGCAATATGGTGTCTGCTCTACATGGTTAGCATATTTGTGGTAGTTCTCGTAGTACCTCATAATGCTATTCATTCGTTTATTTCCCGTGATAGATGACAAGCTAGCCTTCTTGTGGGTAGAATACTTCCTGTTGTAATCAGAACCCATTTGGAAGTTGAAGGAACTATTTTTAAAGCTTATCTTGAATTGACTTAAGGACTTCCTAATGAGCTTAATATTATCCCTTACAGATTGAATATTTTCGTAGTGCATTTTTCCAAAGGATTTATTTAAAACATTGTTTCTGGAGGTAACTTTAAATTCGTTGAATAATTGTGGGTACTGAGATAAAACATGGTTTAGCAATTTTTCCGCTGCGGTCAGACTTTCATCAAAGGTTGTCATTCTATTACATTGACTAAGGCATACATCTTTGTAGTAGTTCGTTTCTTTCATAGACTGCTCCTTCTCATTGAGTAGTTTTTCTAcaacttttttatgttctgTCTCTAAAGATTTAATGGAGTTGTTGTACTTCTTAGTgtactccttctccttctgtatcatttcttttaaaataatttgcaCTTCATCGAATGACCTTTCAAATTCTTTCTTAAGTGAATCAAAATTTATTTGTGTGTCTTTATATTTCTCCTCCACATTTCTTAATTCCTTaagcttttccttcatttgggCATTTTCGATTTCCTTATCATTTAgcatttttgtgaaattatcaatttcgttttttatttcgttaatgagtgtatttttttcttccgtcagattttcgatttttttttccaactcttTTACCTTTTGgctgtacattttttcctctccttctaGTATCCCCGTCAGGTTGAAGTATTTTGCCTTCGTGTCTCCCAGTTCCTTTATCAGCGCATCCTTCTCTAGTCTTCGTTCTTCTGTTTCCATTCTCAGTTGTTCCGTCTctatttttaattgttcCTTATCCATTTTCAGTTGTTCTCTCTCCATTTTCAGTTGTTCCCTCTCCATTTTCAGTTGTTCTGTTTCTAATTTGATCTGCCCTGTCCCCGTTCTCgctttttcactttcccGTTTCGCGCATTCTAATTCCTCCTTCAGGCGCTCCAGCTCCTTCTCCAGTAACTTGCACTTGGTGGCAGATTTATCCGTCTCACTTTTGTAGAAAAATTTCTCGCTTAAAATGGACTCTTTATCTTCCTGAGCTTTCTTTAGTTCCTCCGAAAGCATCATATTTATATTGTGGTTGTTTTCCTCCTgatatttcttctcttctatAATGCTCAGGAGATCATTCTTCTCTTGTTGCAGATGTCTCATCATATTTTCGTATTTCTTGCTATATTGAAATTTATCCTTTATAGAATAGTACTTTATAAGTaggttctttttacacagaTTTACGAGTACGTTTTTATACTTAGACTTTAAATTTCCGTAATTCCTCATCAGGAGTTTATTTTCAAACttaactttttcatttttttttaacaagtaCAGATTTCGTATGTTCAAATAGCAGCTTCTGTATATACACTTATTCTTCAGCTTTATGTTATTTTTGACACTTTTCATTAGGAAGGCTACAATTTTGTTGTACTTTGTATCTGTGGGTTCTTTATTTCCTACTACCCCATTC
This genomic window from Plasmodium knowlesi strain H genome assembly, chromosome: 4 contains:
- a CDS encoding clathrin light chain, putative is translated as MSDLNDFDQFNFNEYDGSKGSPMEEKNMAVPSGGYGMSEELGLSNELNDSLMENGPNYDHMNMSLNSIYSDQNVTKREVEETGSSSNKYNFGEPQNDSSNKFTTSYKKESQISFENTYEQFYEKESDISDTEESTTWESERLKRIEERKEYEKNKKIEIKKKAAEDLKKWYEEMAILIEEKKKLSKKKKNEEKKKEENLENKTWLKVFQYLDIEKGEYFKENSRMKQVLLKLMKSEGS